The Mercurialis annua linkage group LG2, ddMerAnnu1.2, whole genome shotgun sequence genome contains a region encoding:
- the LOC126667913 gene encoding uncharacterized protein LOC126667913 isoform X2 — translation MATIPHFDPKQKKPSMFEAVGRGFVIRFLRSFISTGCLNLLEAGGSTLTFQGADKKCYLKVDLLICNPQFYWKIMTRADVGIADAYIDGDFIFFDKDEGLLQFIMLLIANQHANKSVLNSNKNGSWWTPLFLTAGFATIKMLYQHASRKNSLTQARRNISQHYNVSNDFFAMFLGKTMTYSTAIFKTEEEDLSTAQMRKISVLIEKSRIQEKHQVLDIGCGWGTFGIEAVKRTGCKYTGITLSEEQLKFAETKVKEAGLQDLITLKLCDYRQLPESDKFDRIISCEMIEHVGHEYMDEFFRCCESLLAVNGLLILQFISIPDEKYEECRRNADFMKEYIFPGGCLPSFSRVISAMNTASTLNVEHVENIGSHYGRTLRFWRQNFLDNQRKILKMGFDEKFIRTWEYYFDYCAAGFKTYTLGDYQMVFSRSGNMEALGDPYKGFPSAQ, via the exons ATGGCTACTATACCACATTTTGATCCAAAGCAGAAGAAACCTTCTATGTTCGAAGCCGTTGGTCGCGGTTTCGTTATTCGATTTCTCAGATCCTTCATTTCTACTGGCTGTTTAAA TTTATTAGAAGCAGGAGGTTCAACTCTTACTTTCCAAGGAGCTGATAAAAAATGTTATCTAAAAGTTGATTTGCTAATCTGCAATCCCCAGTTTTATTGGAAG ATTATGACAAGGGCAGATGTAGGCATTGCAGATGCTTACATAGatggagatttcatttttttcgaCAAGGATGAAGGTCTTTTACAATTCATCATG CTGCTGATCGCGAATCAACATGCAAATAAATCAGTTTTGAATTCGAACAAGAATGG GAGTTGGTGGACGCCATTGTTTTTAACGGCTGGATTTGCTACTATAAAAATGTTGTATCAGCATGCTTCCAGAAAAAATTCTCTTACACAAGCTCGTAGAAATATCTCTCAACACTATAACGTG AGTAATGATTTTTTTGCCATGTTCTTGGGCAAAACAATGACTTACTCCACCGCTATATTCAAG ACGGAAGAAGAAGACTTGAGTACAGCACAAATGAGGAAAATTTCCGTTCTGATTGAAAAG TCAAGAATTCAAGAGAAACATCAAGTTCTCGACATTGGTTGCGGCTGGGGAACCTTCGGTATCGAAGCTGTGAAGCGAACTGGATGTAAATACACTGGCATCACTCTGTCTGAGGAGCAACTCAAATTTGCAGAAACCAAAGTCAAGGAAGCTGGCCTGCAG GATCTTATCACACTTAAACTCTGTGACTATCGTCAACTGCCTGAATCTGATAAATTCGACAGAATCATATCTTG TGAAATGATTGAGCATGTCGGACATGAATACATGGACGAGTTCTTCCGTTGCTGCGAATCACTGCTAGCCGTAAACGGTCTTCTTATTTTACAG TTCATATCTATACCAGATGAGAAATACGAAGAATGCAGGAGAAATGCAGATTTTATGAAGGAATATATATTCCCTGGTGGATGCTTGCCTTCATTTAGTAGGGTCATTTCAGCCATGAACACTGCATCAACACTCAA TGTGGAGCATGTCGAAAACATCGGAAGTCATTACGGTAGAACATTGAGATTCTGGAGACAAAATTTCTTAGATAACCAGAG GAAAATTCTTAAAATGGGATTTGATGAAAAGTTTATAAGAACATGGGAATATTACTTTGATTACTGTGCTGCTGGTTTTAAGACATACACCCTTGGTGATTATCAG ATGGTATTCTCACGTAGCGGAAACATGGAGGCATTAGGGGATCCATACAAAGGTTTCCCATCAGCACAATGA
- the LOC126667913 gene encoding uncharacterized protein LOC126667913 isoform X3 gives MATIPHFDPKQKKPSMFEAVGRGFVIRFLRSFISTGCLNLLEAGGSTLTFQGADKKCYLKVDLLICNPQFYWKLLIANQHANKSVLNSNKNGSWWTPLFLTAGFATIKMLYQHASRKNSLTQARRNISQHYNVSNDFFAMFLGKTMTYSTAIFKTEEEDLSTAQMRKISVLIEKSRIQEKHQVLDIGCGWGTFGIEAVKRTGCKYTGITLSEEQLKFAETKVKEAGLQDLITLKLCDYRQLPESDKFDRIISCEMIEHVGHEYMDEFFRCCESLLAVNGLLILQFISIPDEKYEECRRNADFMKEYIFPGGCLPSFSRVISAMNTASTLNVEHVENIGSHYGRTLRFWRQNFLDNQRKILKMGFDEKFIRTWEYYFDYCAAGFKTYTLGDYQLLNGDILKVSIKLNKKINREKYNHSIAHIMTKNN, from the exons ATGGCTACTATACCACATTTTGATCCAAAGCAGAAGAAACCTTCTATGTTCGAAGCCGTTGGTCGCGGTTTCGTTATTCGATTTCTCAGATCCTTCATTTCTACTGGCTGTTTAAA TTTATTAGAAGCAGGAGGTTCAACTCTTACTTTCCAAGGAGCTGATAAAAAATGTTATCTAAAAGTTGATTTGCTAATCTGCAATCCCCAGTTTTATTGGAAG CTGCTGATCGCGAATCAACATGCAAATAAATCAGTTTTGAATTCGAACAAGAATGG GAGTTGGTGGACGCCATTGTTTTTAACGGCTGGATTTGCTACTATAAAAATGTTGTATCAGCATGCTTCCAGAAAAAATTCTCTTACACAAGCTCGTAGAAATATCTCTCAACACTATAACGTG AGTAATGATTTTTTTGCCATGTTCTTGGGCAAAACAATGACTTACTCCACCGCTATATTCAAG ACGGAAGAAGAAGACTTGAGTACAGCACAAATGAGGAAAATTTCCGTTCTGATTGAAAAG TCAAGAATTCAAGAGAAACATCAAGTTCTCGACATTGGTTGCGGCTGGGGAACCTTCGGTATCGAAGCTGTGAAGCGAACTGGATGTAAATACACTGGCATCACTCTGTCTGAGGAGCAACTCAAATTTGCAGAAACCAAAGTCAAGGAAGCTGGCCTGCAG GATCTTATCACACTTAAACTCTGTGACTATCGTCAACTGCCTGAATCTGATAAATTCGACAGAATCATATCTTG TGAAATGATTGAGCATGTCGGACATGAATACATGGACGAGTTCTTCCGTTGCTGCGAATCACTGCTAGCCGTAAACGGTCTTCTTATTTTACAG TTCATATCTATACCAGATGAGAAATACGAAGAATGCAGGAGAAATGCAGATTTTATGAAGGAATATATATTCCCTGGTGGATGCTTGCCTTCATTTAGTAGGGTCATTTCAGCCATGAACACTGCATCAACACTCAA TGTGGAGCATGTCGAAAACATCGGAAGTCATTACGGTAGAACATTGAGATTCTGGAGACAAAATTTCTTAGATAACCAGAG GAAAATTCTTAAAATGGGATTTGATGAAAAGTTTATAAGAACATGGGAATATTACTTTGATTACTGTGCTGCTGGTTTTAAGACATACACCCTTGGTGATTATCAG TTACTGAATGGTGACATATTAAAGGTATCcatcaaattgaataaaaaaataaatagagaaAAATATAATCATTCAATAGCTCATATCATGAccaaaaataactaa
- the LOC126667913 gene encoding uncharacterized protein LOC126667913 isoform X1, whose product MATIPHFDPKQKKPSMFEAVGRGFVIRFLRSFISTGCLNLLEAGGSTLTFQGADKKCYLKVDLLICNPQFYWKIMTRADVGIADAYIDGDFIFFDKDEGLLQFIMLLIANQHANKSVLNSNKNGSWWTPLFLTAGFATIKMLYQHASRKNSLTQARRNISQHYNVSNDFFAMFLGKTMTYSTAIFKTEEEDLSTAQMRKISVLIEKSRIQEKHQVLDIGCGWGTFGIEAVKRTGCKYTGITLSEEQLKFAETKVKEAGLQDLITLKLCDYRQLPESDKFDRIISCEMIEHVGHEYMDEFFRCCESLLAVNGLLILQFISIPDEKYEECRRNADFMKEYIFPGGCLPSFSRVISAMNTASTLNVEHVENIGSHYGRTLRFWRQNFLDNQRKILKMGFDEKFIRTWEYYFDYCAAGFKTYTLGDYQLLNGDILKVSIKLNKKINREKYNHSIAHIMTKNN is encoded by the exons ATGGCTACTATACCACATTTTGATCCAAAGCAGAAGAAACCTTCTATGTTCGAAGCCGTTGGTCGCGGTTTCGTTATTCGATTTCTCAGATCCTTCATTTCTACTGGCTGTTTAAA TTTATTAGAAGCAGGAGGTTCAACTCTTACTTTCCAAGGAGCTGATAAAAAATGTTATCTAAAAGTTGATTTGCTAATCTGCAATCCCCAGTTTTATTGGAAG ATTATGACAAGGGCAGATGTAGGCATTGCAGATGCTTACATAGatggagatttcatttttttcgaCAAGGATGAAGGTCTTTTACAATTCATCATG CTGCTGATCGCGAATCAACATGCAAATAAATCAGTTTTGAATTCGAACAAGAATGG GAGTTGGTGGACGCCATTGTTTTTAACGGCTGGATTTGCTACTATAAAAATGTTGTATCAGCATGCTTCCAGAAAAAATTCTCTTACACAAGCTCGTAGAAATATCTCTCAACACTATAACGTG AGTAATGATTTTTTTGCCATGTTCTTGGGCAAAACAATGACTTACTCCACCGCTATATTCAAG ACGGAAGAAGAAGACTTGAGTACAGCACAAATGAGGAAAATTTCCGTTCTGATTGAAAAG TCAAGAATTCAAGAGAAACATCAAGTTCTCGACATTGGTTGCGGCTGGGGAACCTTCGGTATCGAAGCTGTGAAGCGAACTGGATGTAAATACACTGGCATCACTCTGTCTGAGGAGCAACTCAAATTTGCAGAAACCAAAGTCAAGGAAGCTGGCCTGCAG GATCTTATCACACTTAAACTCTGTGACTATCGTCAACTGCCTGAATCTGATAAATTCGACAGAATCATATCTTG TGAAATGATTGAGCATGTCGGACATGAATACATGGACGAGTTCTTCCGTTGCTGCGAATCACTGCTAGCCGTAAACGGTCTTCTTATTTTACAG TTCATATCTATACCAGATGAGAAATACGAAGAATGCAGGAGAAATGCAGATTTTATGAAGGAATATATATTCCCTGGTGGATGCTTGCCTTCATTTAGTAGGGTCATTTCAGCCATGAACACTGCATCAACACTCAA TGTGGAGCATGTCGAAAACATCGGAAGTCATTACGGTAGAACATTGAGATTCTGGAGACAAAATTTCTTAGATAACCAGAG GAAAATTCTTAAAATGGGATTTGATGAAAAGTTTATAAGAACATGGGAATATTACTTTGATTACTGTGCTGCTGGTTTTAAGACATACACCCTTGGTGATTATCAG TTACTGAATGGTGACATATTAAAGGTATCcatcaaattgaataaaaaaataaatagagaaAAATATAATCATTCAATAGCTCATATCATGAccaaaaataactaa
- the LOC126667911 gene encoding LOW QUALITY PROTEIN: uncharacterized protein LOC126667911 (The sequence of the model RefSeq protein was modified relative to this genomic sequence to represent the inferred CDS: substituted 1 base at 1 genomic stop codon), whose product MNRSNPKQKEASLLEAVGRGFVTRFLRSFISTGCLNLVEAGGSTLTFQGANKECSLQVDLHILNPQFYWKVMTRADIGLADAYVDGDLSFSDKDRGLLNLITLLIANRDAKKSVSNLNKKRGWWTPLLITAGFASTKLFCHHILRQNTLTQARRNISRHYDLGNDFFAMFLGETMTYSTALFKMEDEGLKAAQMTKISVLIEKARIHEKHEVLDIGCGWGTFGIEVVKRTGCKYTGITLSEEQLKFAENKVNEADLQDHITLKLCDYRELPANDKFDRIISCEMIEHVGHEYMEDFFSCCESLLAQNGLIVLQFSAMADERYEEYRRSSDFIKEYIFPGVCGPSLSRVTSAMSSASRFSVEHVENIGSHYYKTLRLWRQNLLDNQREILEMGFDEKFVRTWEYYFDYSAAGFKSYTLGNYQMVLSRPGNIEALGYPYRGFPSAHXFVSTRIGNLVIKPTFSSLLVLQFIYSK is encoded by the exons ATGAATCGAAGCAACCCGAAGCAGAAGGAAGCTTCTCTGTTAGAAGCCGTTGGCCGCGGCTTTGTTACAAGATTTCTCAGATCATTCATCTCTACTGGCTGTTTAAA TTTAGTGGAAGCCGGAGGCTCAACTCTTACTTTTCAGGGAGCTAATAAAGAATGTTCTCTACAAGTTGATTTGCATATTCTCAATCCCCAATTTTACTGGAAG GTAATGACAAGGGCGGATATAGGTCTTGCAGATGCTTACGTAGATGGAGATCTCTCATTTTCTGATAAGGATCGAGGTCTTTTAAATCTAATCACG CTACTGATTGCCAATAGAGATGCAAAGAAATCTGTCTCGAATTTGAACAAGAAAAG GGGTTGGTGGACACCATTGTTAATCACAGCAGGGTTTGCATCTACAAAGTTGTTCTGCCATCATATTTTAAGGCAGAATACTCTTACACAAGCCCGTAGAAATATCTCGAGACACTACGATCTG GGTAACGATTTCTTTGCCATGTTCTTGGGGGAAACAATGACTTACTCGACTGCTCTATTCAAG ATGGAAGATGAAGGCTTGAAAGCAGCACAGATGACGAAGATTTCCGTTCTAATTGAAAAG GCAAGAATTCATGAGAAGCATGAAGTTCTTGACATTGGTTGCGGCTGGGGAACTTTTGGTATAGAAGTCGTGAAGCGAACTGGATGTAAATACACTGGCATTACTCTGTCGGAGGAGCAACTCAAATTTGCAGAAAACAAAGTCAATGAAGCTGACCTCCAG GATCATATCACGCTTAAACTTTGCGACTACCGTGAACTGCCTGCAAATGATAAATTTGACAGAATCATATCATG TGAAATGATAGAACATGTTGGACATGAATACATGGAGGACTTCTTTAGTTGCTGTGAATCGCTACTAGCACAAAATGGTCTTATTGTTTTACAG TTCTCAGCTATGGCTGACGAACGCTACGAGGAATACAGGAGAAGCTCAGATTTCATAAAGGAGTATATATTCCCTGGTGTGTGCGGGCCTTCGTTGAGTAGAGTAACATCAGCCATGAGCAGTGCATCACGATTTAG TGTGGAGCATGTAGAAAACATTGGAAGTCACTACTACAAAACATTGAGACTCTGGAGACAAAACTTATTGGACAACCAGAG agAAATTCTTGAAATGGGATTCGATGAGAAGTTTGTAAGGACATGGGAATACTATTTTGACTACTCTGCTGCAGGCTTTAAGTCATATACCCTTGGTAATTATCAG ATGGTATTGTCACGTCCAGGAAACATCGAGGCATTAGGATATCCCTACAGAGGTTTTCCATCAGCACACTGATTTGTTTCAACAAGGATCGGGAATCTTGTTATCAAGCCTACATTTTCATCTTTACTTGTATTACAGTTCATATACAGTAAATAA
- the LOC126667912 gene encoding heterogeneous nuclear ribonucleoprotein 1-like produces MDSDQGKLFIGGISWETSEEKLKEYFIQYGEILQAVVMRDKTTGRPRGFGFVVFADPNILDRILQDKHTIDGRTVEAKKALSREEQQTNVRTGNFNPSRNSGGGGNMRTKKIFVGGLPPALTDDEFRQYFEAYGHVTDVVIMYDQNTQRPRGFGFISFDNEDSVDRVLHKTFHDLNGKQVEVKKALPKDANPGGASRSMGGGGYQGYGASGGNASSYEGRMDSNRYLQSQGSGGSFPPYGSSGYSGPGYGYGPANNGVGYAGGYGSYGGAGAGYGSPAGAAYGNPSVPNAGYGSGPPAAPRSSWSNQAPAGYGAMGYGNSASWGAANAGTGSGAPGSAPTGQSPSGSAGYGNQGYGYSNYAGNDGSYGNPGGYSAVGGRSGGTPNNNAGSGGELQGSGGYMGSGYGDANGNQGYGNAGWRSDPSQASGNYGTQANGPHGGQLGYGGGYGGAQARQGQQQ; encoded by the exons ATGGATTCAGATCAGGGGAAATTGTTTATTGGTGGAATTTCGTGGGAAACAAGTGAGGAGAAGCTTAAAGAGTATTTTATACAGTATGGGGAAATTTTGCAAGCTGTAGTGATGAGAGATAAGACTACGGGTAGACCTAGAGGCtttggttttgttgtttttgcagATCCTAATATTCTCGATAGGATTCTTCAAGATAAGCATACTATTGACGGTAGAACG GTGGAGGCAAAGAAAGCTTTATCGAGAGAAGAGCAGCAAACAAATGTCAGAACTGGGAACTTTAATCCTTCCAGAAACAGTGGAGGTGGTGGAAATATGAGGACCAAGAAGATATTTGTAGGAGGGTTGCCGCCTGCTCTGACTGATGACGAATTTCGTCAGTATTTTGAAGCTTATGGCCATGTTACTGATGTAGTAATAATGTATGACCAGAACACCCAAAGGCCTCGcgggtttggatttatttcctttGATAATGAGGATTCGGTTGATCGAGTCTTGCACAAAACTTTTCATGATTTGAATGGTAAGCAAGTTGAAGTCAAGAAGGCTCTTCCTAAAGATGCTAATCCTGGTGGAGCAAGCCgatctatgggtggtggtggtTATCAGGGGTATGGTGCTTCTGGGGGCAATGCAAGCTCATATGAAGGTCGAATGGATTCAAATAGGTATCTGCAGTCACAGGGCTCCGGAGGTAGCTTTCCTCCTTATGGCTCGTCTGGCTATAGTGGACCTGGTTATGGATATGGTCCTGCTAATAATGGAGTTGGATATGCTGGTGGGTATGGGAGTTATGGTGGTGCTGGTGCTGGGTATGGCAGCCCAGCTGGTGCCGCCTATGGGAATCCAAGTGTCCCAAATGCTGGTTATGGAAGTGGTCCACCTGCTGCCCCCAGAAGTTCTTGGAGCAATCAAGCTCCTGCTGGTTATGGTGCCATGGGCTATGGAAATTCTGCTTCTTGGGGAGCAGCAAATGCTGGGACGGGCAGTGGTGCTCCCGGTTCAGCACCTACTGGTCAATCCCCTAGTGGAAGTGCTGGTTATGGGAATCAAGGTTATGGATATAGTAATTATGCTGGAAATGATGGTTCTTATGGGAATCCTGGTGGATATAGTGCTGTTGGAGGGCGTTCTGGGGGTACTCCAAATAACAATGCTGGTTCAGGTGGCGAACTACAAGGGAGTGGCGGATACATGGGAAGTGGCTATGGTGATGCAAATGGTAATCAAGGATATGGAAATGCAGGATGGAGATCTGATCCATCACAAGCTTCTGGAAATTACGGTACTCAAGCTAATGGACCTCATGGTGGGCAACTTGGTTATGGTGGGGGCTATGGTGGTGCCCAGGCTCGACAAGGCCAACAACAGTGA
- the LOC126669656 gene encoding uncharacterized protein LOC126669656: MGCFLGCFGISSKRKPRKPANRVQPGDHLRLGSYEPLDGIISANLDIKEKPVTADSESSKKSKEPLNYKIRKKVSFNLNVQSYEPIPKVEEDEEESRNHFWENDYDEKKQKISQENAEDSSITAKMASYPSNYRYRNCNESFDDSFDEEDEISDMDDEDYDDDAIDLDDDEGSSGDIDNLRVTQDEFSGKFNYLPLSSEMRKSEDLSPFDDDLKSVGMNGRARNRSCYVSPVLNPVINLSQWKAVKAKGISQVNRQRKENVAPEIAVDASLSNWIISTDSCQSKTSSNTESSTENVSSKNGFFLHKTLL; this comes from the exons ATGGGCTGCTTTCTTGGCTGCTTTGGTATCTCTTCCAAAAGAAAACCAAGAAAACCAGCCAATAGAGTTCAACCCGGAGACCAT CTGAGACTTGGTAGTTATGAGCCTTTAGATGGTATAATTTCTGCAAATCTTGATATTAAAGAGAAGCCCGTTACTGCAGATTCTGAATCCAG TAAGAAGAGTAAGGAGCCGTTGAACTATAAAATCAGAAAGAAAGTTAGCTTTAACTTAAATGTACAGAGTTATGAGCCAATTCCTAAAGTTGAAGAGGATGAAGAAGAGAGTAGAAATCATTTCTGGGAGAATGATTATGATGAGAAGAAACAAAAGATTAGCCAAGAAAATGCAGAAGATAGTTCCATCACGGCGAAAATGGCATCTTATCCATCAAATTATAGATACAGAAACTGCAATGAAAGCTTTGATGATAGCtttgatgaagaagatgaaattAGTGACATGGATGATGAAGATTACGACGATGATGCTATTGATTTAGATGACGACGAGGGTAGTAGTGGTGACATAGATAATTTGAGAGTAACCCAAGATGAGTTTTCTGGGAAGTTCAATTATTTACCTTTGAGTTCAGAGATGAGAAAGTCTGAAGATTTGAGTCCTTTTGATGATGACCTGAAATCGGTTGGAATGAATGGAAGAGCTCGGAATAGGAGTTGTTATGTTAGTCCCGTGTTGAATCCAGTAATAAATCTGAGTCAATGGAAAGCGGTGAAGGCTAAAGGAATTTCGCAGGTAAATCGCCAGAGAAAGGAGAATGTAGCACCAGAGATTGCAGTAGATGCTAGTCTCTCAAATTGGATAATTTCAACTGATTCTTGCCAATCGAAAACGTCTTCTAACACCGAGAGTAGTACTGAAAATGTATCATCGAAGAACGGATTTTTTCTACACAAAACATTGTTATAG